attgtaatttgcattacaactacaaaaaggtcaactttcaatagccaatcagctttctgatatTAAACCCAGTGCGCGCGGcaaatgtgacatcatcgctgtgtttgcggaagttcgcttTGAGTGCACGCAACatgatttcactgacaaatgtcgcaagTACAGTTTTATAAGTAAGAAGTGCTGTAATACGAGAGAGCGAATCTCTGCTCGCGCGCCGGTTTCCTTTTGttcatggacaaaactgcttgcgagctctcaaaacactggctgctcacgtgcgaatgatctgctctcgctcAGTCAGACTCCTttcgtgcttttgctctccaaagaagcttcagcatactgtagttgtgttacaatagcaactatagaattaccacaacagagtaattgaagtactttacaaaacactttacagcagacactagttcactttattttagtgataaaatgggattgatagtagcatttatttaaagagtgaatagtacagtaagcTATAATACCTAAAATACCTAATTTATACCTATTATTACCTATTTTCTATCacggttacatttctgcttgccagaatgaccaataattattggctagaaattgcaacagccatcgGAAAgtaggaaagtttttgtaaaactttggaaaaacctgagggataagtttgttaaaacaacaaaaaaagaggcccccaaaaacatcttcaatgataatgattatctttttattcgtctgattttactttctgtttttttgGAGCGCCgcctgtcattaaaaaaaaatatctcaatggtgaacgtgtcaagtataaaagccttaatctgttttgtgagttgtgcgatgcggtgccaggtgaaagtataaatctgcataagatgtttgttttttctgtagttcaacgGTGCATTTAATCTGACTTTAccactgttcaatttaaataactttgttttacccctaatttaatgcttttacattttctctcgcgtgtttttgatattgcgatataggtcttaaatgtaatacttaatggtcctaaaaaggtcgtaaaaggtcttaaatttgacattatgatatctgcagagtcCCCATGACAGTACACAGAATTAATTTACGAGCAGAAAGTTGCTCCGACGCAGTCATTATCTTCATCCTCTTAGTATTTTCCTGACTCAGGGCCTCCAACAACGTGCCCACCACAACTGTAGTCTTCCATGACTGATGAGTATAACTGCGCGATGGTTGGGGCTCCGAAAGGCAAACAGACatacaaaatcagtttttagcACTTCTTGCTTGTGTACCGTTAAAGCTAAGGCCCAGATTACActaccagttaaatgtgacccaattccgattttttttgcttaaacttgtgacaatgtggtgcttctccgcggtttaatggTGTGGAAGAGAGAGCGTGTGTGGATATTCCGAcgtgggaaaaaacaacaacaacagaggaaacatggaggacgGTGGTCAGTCGCCATTATTTGCTCCCactagacctgagatctctctcgtaccacAAATTCCTCTCAGTGGTGTAGGACATCATACAGCATATAAACAATAAGCGCTAGCTGCGATGCAGGCCCTTCCCCACCTCcttcgcctcaaaatcattttaaagttgggcaaaTTCATGTTGTAATTTTTACGCTATTAACGTTATCAATgcacgcactgcgggctacacatagaacaactttattccctttaacaccagtgcgcacacaggctacatcttacacacacacacacatcagggccgtaccattacataaactgcgtgggggtaaatctggactgaaccatttGCTGCTTATACTACACCACATATTTCGTAgagctaaaaagaaaatttattccatcgtggctagtgtggcacagatgctaggacccgcctttatgcatgcatcataggttgtatggcaagtgtaaacgcatgaattcgatatgggtcacaattaaaagaacgtgtaaacggacagacaaaaaaatctgaattgggcatcaagacctgacagtgtgaaCGGGGCCTAAGTTTGTGCGgggaaaatgtattcattctttttttggaCCTAATGTATGCTGTGCAGCGTTATGTACTGATCCGATGGCTTTAAATACCTAGCTAAATTGATACTAAAATGCTTTAAGGTTAACGGTAAATGATAAAGTTTACCTCACATTAAACTtgtcttatttaaatgtccttaTCCTTGGCTGCATTAACAGTTTAGCTTTCAAGTTTTCTTCACATTAATGTTATAGTCTGCTCCTGCTGACCCTGGAATTAGGATACCATCAAGTGATAATCCATTGCACTGGCAGAAAAATGAACAAGGAAAGGAAAGATGAATGCCACAGGGCCGTTacaaattttattgttaaaagtttgCTGCCTTTTTCTCCTGTGGAGGCTTCATGGTGGAGCTAAGAACAGTAAGCTGTAAATGATGTTGTAATATTATTACCATTTAGGCTGTTGGCCATGTTTGTAGGTAGTCTCTTAACCTAgataatttttaaatctttttatagtAAGCAACAAtgataaaataatgctaatgttacTTTTTTGTGTTTGATGATGTCAAATATAGGGAGATGATAAGCACTTTAAACCCCAGAAATCAGTCCCCCAGCCGAGACATGCTCTCAAATACCCTCATACCTGcagttgaaaaagaaaatatcaagaAAGAGTTGCAAGATGTGAGAGATGTGGCTGTGACTGCTGATGGCTGGATCAGCATTGCACAGGACCACTACCTGACAGTGTCACTTCACTTTGTCAGAGAGGGTTCCATGAAAGAGAGGGTCCTACATACAAGGGCAGTATACACATCCCAGACAGGGGACATTTTAGCAGAAGAGATAAGAGATATTCTTGATGAATTTAATATAAAGGATAGAGTAGTTGCTGTGACAATGCAGCAAACATGGATGTAGCAGTAAAAAGAGATGAGTATTAAAAAAATTGGCTGCTTTGCTCACACTCTCAATATTGCTGCTCAGAAGCTTTCCACAATTACCTCAGTCTCACAGTGGGCAGGAAGGATCAGAGCAATGGTGGTGTGGCTGAAAAGATCCACCCTGGCTAAACCTATCCTTAAAGAGAAGCAGCATCTTCTCGGTAGGTAGAAATCAGAATAGATGAACCTTAGTGCAAAACTCTTTGGccaaatagttaataaaaatcCTTTGCTAAATCATGCAGTAAAACATTTCTGCAAATAAACAGCCACTTTGataaccacacaaacacaaacataaattTCTCTTTCCCATTTTAGGTCTTCCAGAACATGCTGTCATCCTTGATGTGAAAACAAGGTGGAATAGCTTATTCCTCATGGTGGAGCGATTCCTAGAGCAGTTCTCTGCCTTCCAGGCCACCTCCATGGACCATcgtcttaagaaattaatggacaAGGACAGGTAAAAACTCTGTTctcattttaaatgcttattcAATTTTCAGTGTAAACGATTTTGCTCATGAATCTATAGTCCAGCTAATGAATCTGATCATATTTTACAGACTGCAGAGAATTTCTGATGAGGATTTTAGAAAAGCAGAAGAGTTTGTCAAAATTACAAAGATACTTTACACGTCAACCCTCTGCGTCTCTGCTGAAAGGAGCCAAAACTTGGGTCAGATTCTGCCTATCTTAAATAAGCTCCAGCACCACTTCACAGTGAATAAAGAGGACTCCTCCTTCACAAAGACCATCAAGGACCCTATCTGGAATGACCTCTCAAAAAGATACCAGGGGTGCAGTGTAATCCTGCTGAATTTGCTCTTGTTTTCATTAGAATTATTCAGTGATTGACTCAGTGTTTTTGTCTTGAATATCAGATGGAGGAGGGCACAGCCTTGCATCCCAGATTCAAGTCAAAAGTGACAAATGAAGTGTGGACCAGACTGAAGGAGGAGCTAATGAAAAGGACCTTAGAACAGGTGTTACTTCATATTGGTAATATTCTACTTCACTTGAATTGTAGATCAATATGTGTTGTggtaaatattgacttctcattaattacaaattatcagaccagaggttttgaatatcagaaaatagactttattctccataataaagccgagaaagagcagagcagaccccagagctttctgaagtctctcctggacaccttctaaagtttcagtgtgtttgttacaatttttatacaggattatttgacacacccctaagtctctttttaactcttgaccatttttgaataggtttttagt
This sequence is a window from Danio rerio strain Tuebingen ecotype United States chromosome 16, GRCz12tu, whole genome shotgun sequence. Protein-coding genes within it:
- the LOC141375054 gene encoding uncharacterized protein isoform X1, encoding MSIKKIGCFAHTLNIAAQKLSTITSVSQWAGRIRAMVVWLKRSTLAKPILKEKQHLLGLPEHAVILDVKTRWNSLFLMVERFLEQFSAFQATSMDHRLKKLMDKDRLQRISDEDFRKAEEFVKITKILYTSTLCVSAERSQNLGQILPILNKLQHHFTVNKEDSSFTKTIKDPIWNDLSKRYQGCSVILLNLLLFSLELFSD
- the LOC141375054 gene encoding uncharacterized protein isoform X3: MVERFLEQFSAFQATSMDHRLKKLMDKDRLQRISDEDFRKAEEFVKITKILYTSTLCVSAERSQNLGQILPILNKLQHHFTVNKEDSSFTKTIKDPIWNDLSKRYQGWRRAQPCIPDSSQK
- the LOC141375054 gene encoding uncharacterized protein isoform X2 codes for the protein MSIKKIGCFAHTLNIAAQKLSTITSVSQWAGRIRAMVVWLKRSTLAKPILKEKQHLLGLPEHAVILDVKTRWNSLFLMVERFLEQFSAFQATSMDHRLKKLMDKDRLQRISDEDFRKAEEFVKITKILYTSTLCVSAERSQNLGQILPILNKLQHHFTVNKEDSSFTKTIKDPIWNDLSKRYQGWRRAQPCIPDSSQK